Proteins from a single region of Candidatus Methylomirabilota bacterium:
- the pcp gene encoding pyroglutamyl-peptidase I — protein MTAAPSRHILVTGFDPFDGDAVNPSGEVAKRLDGRVIGDRLVRSAMLPVQHEAARAVVTPLLDAAGLLGVVHLGLAGGRARISLERVAVNVMDYSRPDAHGQVLCDVACADDGPAGYFSTLPLREMLAALTAEGIPAAISNTAGTYLCNHVLYATLHHLAARELSRPAGFIHLPFLPSMVAAHDRDEPSMDLSTMIRAVEVVLPLVGAH, from the coding sequence GTGACCGCCGCGCCGTCCCGCCACATCCTGGTCACCGGGTTCGATCCCTTCGACGGCGACGCGGTCAACCCGTCGGGCGAGGTGGCCAAGCGGCTGGACGGCCGCGTGATCGGCGACCGCCTGGTGCGAAGCGCCATGCTCCCCGTCCAGCACGAGGCCGCGCGCGCGGTGGTCACGCCGCTGCTCGACGCGGCCGGTCTGCTCGGAGTGGTGCACCTGGGACTCGCGGGCGGCCGCGCGCGCATCTCGCTGGAGCGGGTGGCGGTCAACGTGATGGACTACTCGCGGCCGGACGCGCACGGCCAGGTGCTGTGCGACGTGGCCTGCGCCGACGACGGCCCCGCCGGGTACTTCAGCACGCTGCCCCTGCGCGAGATGCTGGCCGCGCTGACCGCGGAGGGCATCCCCGCCGCGATCTCGAATACCGCGGGCACCTACCTCTGCAATCACGTCCTCTACGCGACGCTGCACCACCTGGCCGCCCGCGAGCTCTCGCGACCCGCCGGGTTCATCCACCTGCCGTTCCTGCCCTCGATGGTGGCCGCGCACGACCGGGACGAGCCGAGCATGGATCTCTCCACGATGATCCGGGCCGTGGAGGTGGTGCTGCCGCTGGTTGGCGCGCACTGA